GGAAGCAATGGTTCTTCCGTCCACTCGGTTTCTCCGGTCAACCGATATTGAACCGAGCCGCCAAAGCCGTTGGGATCTGGGACGAGCATTGTACCCTTGGTGCCGTAGATTTCAATATTAGGAAGCGTGCTCCCTCCAAATACATCAAAACTCGTAATCAGCGTGCCAATCGCACCGTTATGAAACTCCATAAGTCCAGCCACGTGAGTAGGAATGTCCACCTGAATCTTCTGACCCTGTTTCTTCTCACTGGTAATCGTCCGTTCCGTAAGGGCCGTTCCGGTCATGCCGCTAATACGGCGGATGGGTCCCAGCAGCTGAACCAGCGCTGTCAGGTAGTAAGGCCCCATGTCAAACATCGGACCACCGCCAGCGGCATAATAAAATTCCGGATCAGGATGCCAATGCTCGTGTCCGCGGCTCATCATAAATGCGGTCGCTGCAATCGGCTTGCCGATGCGTCCGTCTTTAATGAGTTTCAGTGCCGTTTGGATACCGGCTCCAAGGAATGTCTCAGGAGCGCATCCGACAAGCAGCCCTTTGGACGCAGCCATATCCAGCACCGCCTTACCCTCTTCTCGGGTCACGCCAAGCGGCTTTTCCACGTACACATGCTTGCCGGCTTGCAGTGCATCCAGCATAATTTGCGCGTGAAGTGCAGGTATCGTCAGATTAATGACCAGCTCAATCTCCGGATCTGCAAGCAGTTCCTCGGTAGTGTATACATTCGGGATATTATACTTGGCAGCCTGTTCCTCGGC
Above is a window of Paenibacillus sp. FSL K6-1330 DNA encoding:
- a CDS encoding Gfo/Idh/MocA family oxidoreductase, which produces MKKVKVGIIGCGKISGIYMENCHKFDILELTACADIDRARAEEQAAKYNIPNVYTTEELLADPEIELVINLTIPALHAQIMLDALQAGKHVYVEKPLGVTREEGKAVLDMAASKGLLVGCAPETFLGAGIQTALKLIKDGRIGKPIAATAFMMSRGHEHWHPDPEFYYAAGGGPMFDMGPYYLTALVQLLGPIRRISGMTGTALTERTITSEKKQGQKIQVDIPTHVAGLMEFHNGAIGTLITSFDVFGGSTLPNIEIYGTKGTMLVPDPNGFGGSVQYRLTGETEWTEEPLLPGYNENTRGIGPADMAYAIRSGRAHRASGELAYHVLEAMWGFHDASDEGKRYEMVSTCDIPAPLPLDLQKYTLDQ